From Bacteroidota bacterium, the proteins below share one genomic window:
- a CDS encoding YihY/virulence factor BrkB family protein: MTLRKLSRKILRKILTSGPVKSGVAYSKRVALPGFDNMPLYDVADFFFTGIQKGSIVTRAQSLAFSFFLATFPAIIFSFSLIAYIPIKGFQESLIRLLLETLPQDAKDWTRETIVDIVRIQRGGLLSLGFLLALYFTTNGFMTMMRGFNSSYHILETRPPWKQRLVALVLTLLLSTLVIIATTLIIFSEVATKFLVAKHILKSNTQVVLLLLGKWTVVLALFLIAISFLYYYAPAIRKRWRFISAGSTFATIGTIVVSTGFAYFVNHFGQYNKVYGSIGTIIVMMIWFYFNALVLILGFELNASIENAKRQVKRVF, translated from the coding sequence ATGACCCTTCGGAAATTATCCAGGAAAATCCTCCGAAAGATCCTGACCTCGGGTCCGGTCAAATCGGGTGTCGCGTATTCCAAACGCGTGGCGCTACCCGGCTTTGACAACATGCCCCTGTACGATGTCGCCGATTTCTTCTTCACCGGCATTCAAAAAGGTTCCATCGTGACCCGGGCGCAATCACTGGCCTTCAGTTTCTTTCTGGCTACGTTCCCGGCTATCATCTTTTCCTTCTCCCTGATCGCTTACATCCCGATCAAAGGCTTTCAGGAGTCGCTGATCCGGCTGCTGTTGGAAACCCTTCCTCAGGACGCGAAAGACTGGACGCGGGAGACGATCGTCGACATCGTACGGATCCAGCGCGGCGGGTTGCTCTCCCTCGGTTTCCTCCTGGCCCTGTACTTCACAACGAACGGCTTCATGACCATGATGCGGGGATTCAACTCCTCCTATCACATCCTGGAAACGCGACCGCCCTGGAAGCAACGCCTGGTCGCGCTGGTGCTCACGCTCCTGTTATCGACCCTGGTGATCATCGCCACGACCCTGATCATCTTCAGCGAGGTGGCTACGAAGTTTCTGGTAGCCAAGCACATTCTGAAATCCAACACCCAGGTGGTCTTGCTCCTGCTGGGAAAATGGACGGTTGTGCTCGCGCTCTTCCTGATCGCGATCTCGTTCCTGTACTACTACGCGCCGGCTATCCGGAAACGCTGGCGTTTCATATCGGCCGGCTCCACCTTCGCGACCATCGGCACGATCGTCGTATCCACCGGATTCGCCTACTTCGTCAATCACTTTGGCCAATACAACAAGGTTTACGGTTCGATCGGTACCATCATCGTCATGATGATCTGGTTTTATTTCAACGCGCTGGTATTGATCCTCGGATTCGAGCTGAATGCCAGTATTGAAAACGCCAAACGCCAGGTCAAACGCGTATTCTGA